A region of the Anaerolineae bacterium genome:
CCGGCCAGAATGATCGAACCGGCGGTGGGCGCTTCAACGTGTGCTGCCGGAAGCCAGGTATGAAAGGGAAACAGCGGCACTTTTACGGCAAAGGCCAGGGCAAAGGTAAAAAAGAGCCACACCTGCCAGGATTCCGGTAAATTTAAGCCTGCTACCAAGGCCGGTAAATCTGAAGTGCCTTCCCGGAAATAAAGCACCAGGGCCGCCGCCAGCATCAAAGCGCTGCCGGACATAGTATAGATAATGAACTTGACCGAGGCATATATCCGGCGCTGCCCGCCCCAAATCCCCACCAGCAAGGCCATGGGGATAAGACTGGCTTCCCAAAAAATATAGAACAGGAATAAATCCAACGAAACAAAAACGCCCAGCATGGCCGTTTCCAGCAACAACATCAGGGCATAATACTCTTTGACCCGCTCGGCGATGGCCGTCCACGAACTGAGAATAGCCACCGCCGACAGAAAGGTGGTCAACAGAACCAGAAACAGGCTAAGTCCATCCAGGCCCACGTGGTAATTGATATTGAGGGCCGGGATCCAGGGCAGCACGTGCTCAAACTGATAACCAACCACGTTATCGGCAAAGTTAAAATAAAGCGGCCAGGAAACAGCCAGGGCCAACAGAGTAATGACCAGGGCCAACCACTTTATCAAATCTTGGCGATGGCGCGGCGTGAGCATTACCAAAATTGCGCCAAGCGCCGGGATAAAGATTAAAACAGACAGTAAATAGGCTTGCATGCGCTGCTCCGCAAAACTACCTTAAAAAGAAGTAACTCACCACTGCCAACACCCCCACAAACGTAGCCAAAACATAATGGCGCAAATAACCGCTTTGCAGATAACTCAACCACCGCCCCCCCCGGCCAATAACTTTGGCCGTACCATCCACCAGGAGGCGATCAAGCAAAAGAACGTCCACTCCTTTGGCCATGGCTTCGGCCAATTTAAGGCCGGGTTTGACCACAAAGGGCGTGTAAATCTTTTCGTCAACGTAATATTTATTGGCCAGCAAAACAAAAATGGGGCGCAGATTCCGGGCCAGGGTTTGGGGAATAGTAGGCCGCACGCGATAAAAAATCCAGGCCACAAACATTCCCCCAATGGCCACAGTGGCCGAAATCAAAAACAGGCTGAGTTCCACCATGAACGGTAAATGATGTCCCGGTTCGGCGGCAGTATGTTCAGCCGCAAGGTAAACCGGCTCCAGCCAATTGGCTATAAAGTGGGGCGCGTCCAGGCCAAAGCCGTGCAACAATTCTGCCGGTAATCCCAGAATGCCGCCGGCCAGGGCCAAAATGGCCAGCATAACCAGGGCCGCGGTGATCGGCCAGCGACTTTCGTGGGCGTGGTCATAAAGATATTGATCGCGGGGCCGGCCGTAAAAAACAATAAACACCGCCCGAAAGGTGTAAAAGGCGGTTAAACCGG
Encoded here:
- a CDS encoding NADH-quinone oxidoreductase subunit M; amino-acid sequence: MQAYLLSVLIFIPALGAILVMLTPRHRQDLIKWLALVITLLALAVSWPLYFNFADNVVGYQFEHVLPWIPALNINYHVGLDGLSLFLVLLTTFLSAVAILSSWTAIAERVKEYYALMLLLETAMLGVFVSLDLFLFYIFWEASLIPMALLVGIWGGQRRIYASVKFIIYTMSGSALMLAAALVLYFREGTSDLPALVAGLNLPESWQVWLFFTFALAFAVKVPLFPFHTWLPAAHVEAPTAGSIILAGVLLKMGAYGFMRFAIPLFPAAVPFWTPWLATLAVISILYGAMVALAQEDAKSLVAYSSVAHMGFIVLGIFSGGQQGLSGAVLQMVNHGLSTGMLFFMIGVLYEQRHTRLFKDYGGIWVKVPVFGVFFLLAVFSSVGLPGLNGFVGEFVILLGTFKVNWVAAAFGTFGIVLAAWYLLTAARKLLYGPFNPANDGLRDMNGREMLIAVSLVVFFFVIGLFPHIFFGKINPATARLDTLLKAASTLAGW